A genomic region of Ensifer adhaerens contains the following coding sequences:
- a CDS encoding LysR family transcriptional regulator, with amino-acid sequence MDRIELFRIFTRVVESASFTRAADTLGLPRSSVSAAVQTLETRLGTRLLHRTTRKVAPTQDGAAFYERCLRLISDMDEAENLFRRDTSGPTGRLRVDLPSRIGRLIVAPALPEFLDRYPGIDIDLGMTDRAVHLIEESVDCALRVGPLADSGLIARPFGTLRLINVASPDYLERHGTPKTPADLAEHFAVNYASPSSGRVEDWEWIEGGEVRTVAVAGRVSVNSAEGSIACCLAGLGLIQIPAYDAIDHLKEGRLVEVMPDHNAAPMPMALLYPHRQHLSRRLKVFADWLEALMRGVIAA; translated from the coding sequence ATGGACAGGATCGAGCTTTTCCGCATCTTCACCCGTGTCGTCGAAAGTGCGAGCTTTACCCGCGCGGCCGATACGCTGGGCCTGCCGCGCTCCTCTGTTTCGGCGGCGGTGCAGACGCTCGAAACCCGGCTCGGCACGCGGCTGCTGCACCGCACGACGCGCAAGGTGGCGCCGACACAGGATGGCGCGGCCTTCTACGAGCGCTGCCTGCGGCTGATTTCGGATATGGACGAGGCGGAGAACCTCTTTCGCCGCGATACGAGCGGCCCGACCGGGCGGCTGCGCGTCGACCTGCCGAGCCGCATCGGCCGGCTGATCGTGGCGCCGGCGCTGCCGGAGTTTCTCGACCGTTACCCCGGCATCGATATCGATCTCGGCATGACCGACCGGGCGGTGCACCTGATCGAGGAAAGCGTCGACTGCGCGCTGCGCGTCGGGCCGCTTGCCGATTCCGGCCTGATTGCCCGGCCGTTCGGCACGCTGCGGCTGATCAATGTCGCAAGCCCCGACTATCTTGAGCGCCATGGCACGCCGAAGACGCCCGCCGATCTCGCCGAACATTTCGCGGTCAACTATGCCTCGCCCTCGAGTGGTCGGGTGGAGGACTGGGAGTGGATAGAAGGCGGCGAGGTGCGCACGGTTGCCGTTGCCGGCCGGGTCAGCGTCAACAGCGCCGAGGGCAGCATCGCCTGCTGCCTTGCCGGCCTCGGTCTCATCCAGATTCCGGCCTATGACGCGATCGACCACTTGAAGGAAGGGCGCCTCGTGGAGGTGATGCCCGACCATAACGCCGCGCCGATGCCGATGGCGCTGCTCTACCCGCACCGCCAGCACCTGTCGCGCCGGCTCAAGGTGTTCGCCGATTGGCTGGAAGCGCTGATGCGGGGCGTGATTGCGGCGTGA
- a CDS encoding SDR family oxidoreductase: MADHSIKGKSVLIAGGAKNLGGLLARDLAEHGARGVAIHYNSAATRAAAEETVAAIKATGAAAHAFSGDLTRAANVEQLFADAKAALGGIDIAVNTVGKVLKKPFVEITEAEYDEMSAVNSKSAFFFLREAGRNVSDNGKVCTLVTSLLGAFTPFYAAYAGTKAPVEHFTRAAAKEFGTRGISVTAIGPGPMDTPFFYPAEGADAVAYHKTASALSGFSKTGLTDIEDIVPYIRFLVSDGWWMTGQTILVNGGYTTK, from the coding sequence ATGGCAGACCACAGCATCAAGGGTAAATCCGTTCTGATCGCCGGTGGCGCGAAGAACCTCGGCGGCCTCTTGGCGCGCGATCTCGCCGAACACGGCGCCCGCGGCGTCGCGATCCACTACAACAGCGCCGCCACAAGGGCGGCCGCGGAAGAAACGGTGGCGGCAATCAAGGCGACCGGTGCCGCGGCCCACGCCTTTTCCGGCGATCTCACCCGCGCCGCCAATGTCGAGCAGCTCTTTGCCGATGCCAAGGCGGCGCTCGGCGGCATCGACATCGCCGTCAACACCGTCGGCAAGGTGCTGAAGAAACCCTTCGTCGAGATCACCGAGGCCGAATATGACGAGATGAGCGCGGTCAATTCCAAGTCCGCCTTCTTCTTCCTGCGTGAAGCGGGCAGAAACGTCAGCGACAACGGCAAGGTCTGCACGCTCGTCACCTCGCTTCTCGGCGCCTTCACGCCCTTCTACGCGGCCTATGCCGGCACCAAGGCGCCGGTCGAACACTTCACCCGCGCGGCCGCCAAGGAATTCGGCACCCGCGGCATCTCCGTCACCGCCATCGGTCCCGGCCCGATGGATACGCCCTTCTTCTACCCGGCCGAAGGGGCAGACGCCGTCGCCTACCACAAGACCGCGTCCGCCCTCTCCGGCTTCTCCAAGACCGGCCTCACCGACATCGAGGATATCGTCCCCTATATCCGCTTCCTCGTCTCCGACGGCTGGTGGATGACCGGCCAGACGATCCTGGTGAACGGCGGCTACACGACGAAGTGA
- a CDS encoding mechanosensitive ion channel family protein, translated as MVRVSFFCRLLPAMLALLLAVALPAFAETPPPITVILTPGQSAAEIEETLRAAAKTGGPVTVEWRDATGPAAAGDATKPGSAAGAPTAEVASPTAAESGAAATPQSAPSANPEDSFDTLSARFLNGLQMGLTGMSGIAGVMADVAAGIRAEGWSVVSVAAIAVLAIAAGLAAAFASRSLIHRLFGASFEVVDLLHRMRASLIRLGLDIAYLVIFAVIAHSLTRLFLAPGTASAELAHALVTIGVVSAAYAVGARFLFAPTRPEIRLLDIAHPRFHATMLAAYGALGAVVGASVRFAHQRGLELAATDGWLLIGVSILTLVKLHWFIAGSGDIRALFAGQNPGPVRRAIAFGVPEFYALSAIVLWLMSVIVAGSPNSAAWSFAGGTTQIILLALPILAFGIHSLAGAAAERRRTPASSRLHAAISGSIQTALAGATWLIGLHIIIELWRPVMIRDDTAAAIGWIVILERISLAVVVAWVICSFLWRSFEAFSPSARVAMPGDSEEETIAHQASRLSTILPLVRNLIFGGIFAVTSLVILSALGINIAPLIAGFGVLGLALSFGSQTLVKDVVSGIFFIADDAFRVGEYVDTGKLKGTVERISLRSLRLRHQNGQIHTIPYGQLQAVTNFSRDWSTVKFELKFERDADPEKIRKTIKKVGLAMLEDPEIGGEFLVPLKMQGIQDVTENSLVVRLKFTARPGNPSILQREAMKRLLPALREAGLDLASNAVTVRSGAAGAAEAEAAAANLALAKKPAAAEAADAEG; from the coding sequence ATGGTGCGTGTCTCTTTCTTCTGCCGTCTCCTGCCGGCAATGCTCGCGCTGCTTCTGGCGGTCGCCCTGCCCGCTTTCGCCGAGACGCCACCGCCGATCACCGTCATTCTCACGCCCGGCCAAAGTGCAGCCGAGATTGAGGAGACGCTTAGGGCCGCGGCGAAGACCGGCGGGCCGGTCACGGTCGAATGGCGTGACGCGACAGGCCCGGCGGCAGCAGGCGACGCGACGAAACCCGGAAGTGCAGCCGGCGCGCCGACGGCCGAAGTCGCTTCACCGACGGCTGCCGAAAGCGGCGCGGCAGCGACCCCGCAAAGCGCTCCCTCGGCAAACCCCGAAGATTCCTTCGACACGCTTTCTGCGCGTTTTCTCAATGGCTTGCAGATGGGCCTTACGGGCATGTCCGGCATTGCCGGGGTGATGGCTGACGTCGCGGCAGGCATCCGCGCCGAGGGCTGGTCGGTCGTCTCCGTCGCCGCCATTGCTGTGCTCGCCATTGCCGCGGGGCTTGCCGCCGCCTTTGCCAGCCGGTCCCTCATTCACCGGCTCTTCGGCGCCTCTTTCGAGGTGGTGGATCTCCTGCACCGCATGCGCGCCTCGCTGATCCGGCTCGGCCTCGACATCGCCTATCTGGTGATCTTCGCCGTCATCGCCCATAGCCTCACCCGCCTGTTCCTCGCGCCGGGCACGGCCTCGGCAGAGCTTGCCCACGCGCTCGTTACCATCGGCGTCGTCTCCGCGGCCTATGCGGTCGGTGCCCGCTTCCTCTTCGCACCCACCCGGCCCGAGATCCGGCTGCTCGATATCGCCCATCCGCGCTTTCACGCCACCATGCTTGCCGCCTATGGCGCGCTCGGCGCCGTCGTCGGCGCCAGCGTGCGCTTTGCCCACCAGCGCGGGCTGGAGCTCGCCGCCACCGACGGCTGGCTGCTGATCGGCGTGAGCATCCTGACGCTGGTGAAACTCCATTGGTTCATTGCGGGCAGCGGCGATATCCGCGCACTCTTTGCCGGCCAGAACCCCGGCCCCGTGCGCCGGGCCATCGCCTTCGGCGTGCCGGAGTTCTATGCCTTGAGCGCCATCGTGCTCTGGCTGATGAGCGTCATCGTCGCCGGCAGCCCCAACAGCGCCGCCTGGAGCTTTGCCGGCGGCACCACGCAGATCATCCTGCTCGCCTTGCCGATCCTCGCCTTCGGCATTCATTCGCTGGCCGGTGCCGCAGCCGAGCGCCGCCGCACGCCCGCCTCCTCCAGGCTGCATGCGGCGATTTCAGGCAGCATCCAGACGGCGCTTGCCGGCGCCACCTGGCTGATCGGCCTGCATATCATCATCGAGCTCTGGCGCCCTGTGATGATCCGGGACGACACTGCCGCTGCCATCGGCTGGATCGTCATCCTCGAGCGCATCAGCCTTGCGGTCGTCGTCGCCTGGGTGATCTGCAGCTTCCTCTGGCGAAGCTTCGAGGCGTTTTCGCCGTCGGCCCGCGTCGCCATGCCCGGCGACAGCGAAGAGGAGACGATCGCTCATCAGGCAAGCCGGCTGTCGACCATCCTGCCGCTCGTCCGCAACCTCATCTTCGGCGGCATCTTCGCGGTCACAAGCCTCGTCATCCTCTCGGCGCTCGGCATCAACATCGCACCGCTCATCGCAGGCTTCGGCGTGCTGGGCCTCGCCCTTTCCTTCGGCTCGCAGACGCTGGTGAAGGATGTCGTCTCCGGCATCTTCTTCATCGCCGACGATGCCTTCCGCGTCGGCGAATATGTCGATACCGGCAAGCTCAAGGGCACGGTCGAGCGCATCTCGCTGCGGTCGCTGAGGCTCCGCCACCAGAACGGCCAGATCCACACCATCCCCTACGGCCAGCTGCAGGCGGTGACCAATTTCAGCCGCGACTGGAGCACCGTGAAGTTCGAGCTGAAATTCGAACGCGACGCCGACCCCGAAAAGATCCGCAAGACCATCAAGAAGGTCGGTCTCGCCATGCTGGAGGATCCCGAGATCGGCGGCGAGTTCCTCGTGCCCTTGAAGATGCAGGGCATCCAGGACGTCACCGAGAACTCCCTCGTCGTCCGCCTCAAGTTCACTGCAAGGCCCGGAAACCCCAGCATCCTTCAGCGCGAGGCGATGAAGCGACTGCTGCCGGCACTGCGCGAAGCCGGCCTCGACCTCGCCTCCAACGCCGTGACCGTACGCTCGGGCGCTGCCGGTGCCGCGGAAGCCGAGGCGGCAGCGGCAAACTTGGCACTGGCAAAGAAGCCGGCGGCGGCAGAGGCGGCCGACGCGGAGGGGTAA